In Euphorbia lathyris chromosome 10, ddEupLath1.1, whole genome shotgun sequence, a single genomic region encodes these proteins:
- the LOC136209435 gene encoding probable methyltransferase TCM_000168, with the protein MNNEMHKILHMKGGTGEQSYATNSKHQATTLSREVPVLVQSVIDFCNTNLPNLHHVTIAELGCSSGPTALSPITEIINNIYKTCSKKSHPPPEISVFLNDLPGNDFNTLFKYLPAFHDKIRIANGPDLPPCLVSGVPGSFHGRLFPSNSIHFVHSSFSLHWLSQVPPELRSKGNDGGVVNRGRIYVSKMSPGGVVEAYRDQFRRDFSGFLKARSEEVVVGGRMVVLFAGRMVADPAPDETCLLWDYLGQAFQELVNEGLIEEETLDTYNTPYYEAYIEEVKDEIEKEGSFGIQHLGSRKITWGDINGGINCDRETTTKNIAKSIRAGNESMFLNHFGPHIMDPLFQRFCNIMVDDTKVVDHFTIVVSLIRKH; encoded by the exons GCTACAACACTATCCAGAGAAGTACCAGTACTAGTACAATCAGTCATAGATTTCTGCAACACAAACTTACCAAACCTCCACCATGTAACCATTGCAGAGCTCGGATGTTCTTCAGGCCCAACAGCCCTTTCCCCAATCACCGAAATCATAAACAACATCTATAAAACCTGCTCAAAAAAATCCCATCCACCCCCAGAAATCAGCGTCTTCTTAAACGATCTTCCAGGAAACGATTTCAACACTCTTTTCAAATACCTCCCAGCTTTCCATGACAAGATCAGAATAGCCAATGGACCAGATTTACCCCCCTGTTTGGTTTCAGGTGTACCTGGATCTTTCCATGGAAGACTTTTTCCGTCAAACAGTATTCATTTTGTGCACTCTTCGTTTAGTCTTCATTGGCTGTCACAAGTTCCTCCTGAGTTGAGGAGTAAGGGGAATGATGGTGGAGTTGTGAATAGAGGGAGGATTTATGTATCGAAGATGAGTCCGGGAGGTGTGGTTGAGGCTTATCGGGATCAGTTTCGGAGGGATTTTTCGGGGTTTTTGAAGGCGAGATCGGAGGAGGTGGTGGTAGGAGGAAGAATGGTGGTGTTGTTTGCAGGGAGAATGGTGGCTGATCCGGCTCCGGATGAAACTTGTTTGCTTTGGGATTATTTAGGGCAAGCTTTCCAAGAGTTGGTCAATGAG GGTCTTATTGAAGAAGAAACATTGGATACATATAATACACCCTATTATGAAGCATATATAGAAGAAGTGAAAGATGAAATAGAGAAGGAAGGCTCATTTGGCATTCAACATCTTGGAAGTAGAAAAATAACTTGGGGTGATATAAATGGAGGCATAAATTGTGATAGAGAAACTACAACAAAAAACATTGCAAAATCAATTAGAGCAGGCAATGAATCAATGTTTCTCAATCATTTTGGTCCACACATTATGGATCCTTTGTTTCAAAGGTTTTGCAATATCATGGTAGATGATACTAAGGTTGTTGATCACTTTACCATTGTTGTTTCTCTTATTAGAAAACATTAA
- the LOC136208972 gene encoding 3-dehydroquinate synthase, chloroplastic: protein MASTANAFSLSISTSNSSTVKPKFLPHLYLRSRNPNPFCLRSKKLELPVLSLKSSRISASSAQVMDQSVGEATTKIPTIVEVDLGNRSYPIYIGSGLLDQPELLQRHVHGKRVLVVTNTTVGPIYLDKVIDALTRGNPNISVDSVVLPDGEKYKNMETLMKVFDKAIGSRFDRRCTFVALGGGVIGDMCGYAAASFLRGVNFIQIPTTVMAQVDSSVGGKTGINHPLGKNLIGAFYQPQCVLIDTDTLNTLPDRELASGLAEVVKYGLIRDAEFFEWQEKNMSKIMARDPIAMAYAIKRSCENKAEVVSLDEKEGGLRATLNLGHTFGHAIETGLGYGEWLHGEAVAAGMIMAVDMSYRLGWIDESIVKRTDAILRYAKLPIAPPDTMTVETFKSVMAVDKKVADGLLRLILLKGPLGNCVFTGDYDRNALNDTLHAFCKS from the exons ATGGCTTCCACCGCAAATGCCTtctccctctctatctccactTCCAATTCTTCCACGGTAAAACCAAAATTTTTGCCCCATTTATATCTTCGCTCCAGAAATCCTAACCCTTTCTGTCTGCGTTCGAAGAAATTGGAGCTTCCTGTGCTGAGTTTGAAGTCGTCAaggatttctgcttcttctgctCAGGTTATGGATCAATCGGTTGGTGAAGCAACCACTAAAATTCCTACAATTGTTGAAGTCGATTTGGGCAATCGGAGCTACCCGATTTATATTGGATCCGGTCTTCTTGATCAACCGGAATTGCTACAAAG GCATGTCCATGGAAAGAGAGTGCTTGTGGTTACTAACACCACAGTAGGACCAATATATCTGGATAAAGTGATTGATGCTTTAACTAGAGGCAACCCAAATATTTCAGTTGATTCTGTGGTTTTGCCTGATGGTGAGAAGTACAAGAACATG GAAACACTTATGAAAGTGTTTGATAAAGCTATTGGATCACGATTCGATAGGCGTTGTACATTTGTGGCTCTTGGAGGAGGTGTTATTGGTGATATGTGTGGATATGCAGCTGCATCTTTTCTCCGTGGGGTTAATTTCATTCAGATTCCTACAACTGTTATGGCACAG GTGGATTCTTCTGTTGGAGGAAAAACAGGGATAAATCATCCCCTTGGGAAGAACTTGATTGGAGCATTTTACCAGCCTCAATGTGTTCTCATAGACACTGATACTCTTAACACACTGCCTGATAGGGAACTCGCATCAGGCCTCGCAGAGGTTGTGAAGTATGGGCTTATAAGAGATGCTGAATTTTTTGAGTGGCAGGAGAAAAACATGTCTAAAATAATGGCAAG GGATCCAATCGCAATGGCATATGCCATAAAACGATCATGTGAAAATAAGGCTGAGGTTGTATCCCTTGATGAGAAAGAAGGTGGACTCAGGGCAACTTTGAACTTGGGTCACACTTTTGGCCAT GCTATAGAAACTGGTCTTGGATATGGTGAGTGGCTTCATGGAGAAGCTGTTGCAGCTGGAATG ATCATGGCTGTTGACATGTCGTACCGCCTTGGTTGGATTGATGAGTCCATTGTAAAGCGCACCGATGCCATTCTAAGATACGCTAAGTTACCCATCGCCCCACCTGATACCATGACCGTGGAAACGTTCAAGTCTGTTATGGCG GTTGATAAGAAGGTAGCTGATGGACTGCTAAGACTTATACTGTTGAAAGGACCTTTAGGTAATTGTGTATTCACTGGTGATTATGATAGAAACGCTCTCAATGATACGCTTCATGCATTTTGCAAGTCATGA